Genomic DNA from Gilliamella sp. ESL0441:
ATCACGATGAAGATGACTTTAATGAAGACCAATTGCCACCAGATTTATCAGAATCTTATGACGATGTTGACGAGGATGATGTTGAATCACTGATTAATCAACCGATTAAAGTGGCTATTGTCGGGCGTCCGAATGTAGGTAAGTCAACACTAACCAACCGAATTTTAGGTGAAGAACGGGTTGTGGTCTATGATATGCCAGGTACAACTCGAGATAGTATCTATATCCCAATGACTCGTGACGAACGAGAATATGTTTTAATTGATACAGCAGGGGTGCGTAAACGTGGTAAGGTAACGCAAACCGTCGAAAAGTTTTCAGTGATTAAAACATTACAAGCGATTGAAGATGCAAATGTTGTCATATTGGTGATTGATGCCAGAGAAGGTATCTCAGATCAGGATTTATCATTACTCGGCTTTATCATCAATAGTGGGCGTTCACTTGTTATTGCCGTCAATAAGTGGGATGGGTTATCACAAGACATCAAAGAGCAAGTTAAAGCAACACTAGATGACCGTCTTGATTTTATTGATTTTGCTCGTTTGCATTTTATTTCGGCTTTACATGGTAGTGGTGTGGGTAATTTATTTGATTCAATCCAAGAAGCTTATGAATGTGCAACCCGTCGGGTAAATACTGCATTATTAACCAAAATTATGCAAATGGCACAAGACGATCACCAACCACCTCTCGTTCGTGGACGTCGAGTAAAACTCAAATATGCCCATGCCGGAGGCTACAATCCACCTATTGTGGTTGTTCACGGAAATCAAGTTGAAGATCTTCCCGATTCTTATAAACGATATTTAATGAACTATTTTAGACGCTCATTAAAAATTATGGGAACGCCGATTCGAATCCAATTTAAAGAAGGGGCGAATCCTTTTGAAGGTCGAAAAAATAGTTTAACGGCATCACAACAACGTAAACGACGTCGATTGATGAAACACGTTAGAGGTCGTAAATAGTTTATGTCAAAAAAAAATATAGCAGGGCAAAGTCAAGAAGGCTTGT
This window encodes:
- the der gene encoding ribosome biogenesis GTPase Der, with protein sequence MVPVVALVGRPNVGKSTLFNRLTRTRDALVADFPGLTRDRKYGRAEIKGHEYIVIDTGGIDGTEEGVESFMADQSLQAIEEADIVLFLVDARAGAMPADHAIAKHLRSRQKATFLVANKIDGIDADSAISDFYSLGLGDIHPIAASHGRGVSSLIETALEPIFQFKDHDEDDFNEDQLPPDLSESYDDVDEDDVESLINQPIKVAIVGRPNVGKSTLTNRILGEERVVVYDMPGTTRDSIYIPMTRDEREYVLIDTAGVRKRGKVTQTVEKFSVIKTLQAIEDANVVILVIDAREGISDQDLSLLGFIINSGRSLVIAVNKWDGLSQDIKEQVKATLDDRLDFIDFARLHFISALHGSGVGNLFDSIQEAYECATRRVNTALLTKIMQMAQDDHQPPLVRGRRVKLKYAHAGGYNPPIVVVHGNQVEDLPDSYKRYLMNYFRRSLKIMGTPIRIQFKEGANPFEGRKNSLTASQQRKRRRLMKHVRGRK